The Musa acuminata AAA Group cultivar baxijiao chromosome BXJ2-5, Cavendish_Baxijiao_AAA, whole genome shotgun sequence genomic interval AAAGAAGAACTGCCAGCAGAATCTTCTCTCCACGTCATTCATAATCGCTTACGTTGAATCAACAAGAAAgcctgacattaaatcaacaagaTGTCTGCAAGAACATATCACCATTTGcttgttctttcttctcttcgaaACACTCACATTACGCATGCTGAACAGGAAACATGCAATCGTAAAGAAGTAGTGTTGGTGGAATGTGCTTCCAATGAATGCAGTCGATTAGTCAACCCACCTATGGTTTCTAAACGTTCGACCTCTGCAGTCATAGTTCCGGTGAATCTGTCGATTATAAGTAATCGAACCCGGGGCGGTTCAGGTGCTGTTTGGACCGTGTCGAACCGGGACCGTCGGGGGCCGGTGGGAGCGCATGAGGGCGAAGTTTAGGTCCCTGAAGAAGGCGTGCTCTTTGACGTCGGCCGCGCCCCGTCGCGAACCGAGCCGCGCCTCCGGGTCCTTGTCGAGCAGGTGAGCGATCAGGTCCCTCGCGGCCGAATACGACGACCAGGACGAGGGGCTCGAGGGCGGAGGGAAGACCAGGGGCTCCGTCACGATGTTGCGGAGCGTGGCCTTGTGGGTCTCCCCCGCGAAGGGGGTGCGGCCGTAGAGCAGCTCGTAGAGGAGGACGCCGTAGGCCCACCAGTCGACGGCGCTGCCGTGGGAACCGCCGCCCGCGACCTCCGGCGCGACGTACTCGTGCGTGCCGACGAAGGAGCTCGACCGGGCGACCACCGGCTCCGCCACAAACCTCCGGTCCGGCTTCAAGATACGGCGGAACAACCGCCGTGCCCGGAAGGGGAGGCAGGAGGGCCCGACGCGGTGATGGTGGTGAAGTTCGGCGGCCTGTTCGCCGGCGGTGAGGGGCTCTAGGGTCGGGGAGGCGGTGGACACGAGGGAGAGGTCGAAGTCGGTGAGCATGATGTGGCCGTCGGCTCGGATGAGGATGTTCTCAGGCTTGAGGTCGCGGTAGACGATGCCGAGCATGTGGAGGTACTCCAGCGCGAGCAGCACCTCCGCCGCGTAGAACCTGCGGGTGAATTGAATGCAGACGCCATCAGCGACAAAAACAGAGCACAAAGATGGCATCTTTCTGTGAGCAATTGCTGACAGGAGTTCTCACCGTGAAGACAACTAGACGACTTCAACGGAAAACGCCACCAATTCCGTAACAGATGGAAAAGTTGTGACTTGTGATCGTGAAAGCTCGATAAAACTCGATTTTGTTTCGTAGAAACTTCGGAAAATTGCATGAATTTCCCAAAAATTAATCTTTGGGAAAAGTTGCGATTTTTAATTGAAGGAAAAGAGGTTGTGGGAGGACCTGGTGGCGGAAACCGAGAAGCGGAGGTGGGGCTGGCGGAGGCGGAGGGTGTGGAGGTCGCCGCCGCTGCAGTACTCCATCACCAGACAGGAGTAACGTGGGGGCTTGTCGAAGGCGGCGTAGAGGGTGGGGAGGAAGGGGTGGTCGAGGACACGCAGGATCCTCCTCTCTGTCGCTGCACTctccagcttcttcttcttcttagccaGCGCCAGCTTGTCAATCACCTTCATAGCGTACATGCACTGCGAGGCTTCCCCGCGGAGGCGGCACAGGTAGACGGTGCCCATGTTGCCCCTTCCGATACGGCGAACGAGCTCGAAGTCCCGGTGGCCGAGGTCCGAGGGGCGGGCTCCACCGGCGGAGGTACGCGATCGAATGGCCGCCCA includes:
- the LOC103983735 gene encoding protein kinase PINOID; translated protein: MLGSPLDSDGEIVQEALNSMSSGGGSCDERRSSFSRVSYDAASMAAIELSFGDLNCGTFASKPHRSLDPAWAAIRSRTSAGGARPSDLGHRDFELVRRIGRGNMGTVYLCRLRGEASQCMYAMKVIDKLALAKKKKKLESAATERRILRVLDHPFLPTLYAAFDKPPRYSCLVMEYCSGGDLHTLRLRQPHLRFSVSATRFYAAEVLLALEYLHMLGIVYRDLKPENILIRADGHIMLTDFDLSLVSTASPTLEPLTAGEQAAELHHHHRVGPSCLPFRARRLFRRILKPDRRFVAEPVVARSSSFVGTHEYVAPEVAGGGSHGSAVDWWAYGVLLYELLYGRTPFAGETHKATLRNIVTEPLVFPPPSSPSSWSSYSAARDLIAHLLDKDPEARLGSRRGAADVKEHAFFRDLNFALMRSHRPPTVPVRHGPNST